TACGGACATGGATGATAACCTTAACCTAATCATCAGAGTTCCTCATAAAAATTTCGATGCTCTTGTCAGTTCATTTTCAGACGGAGTAGGCTCGGTTTTATCCAAAAATATTTCATCCAATGATGTCACGGAAGAGTACACTGATATATCGATAAAACTGGCCAATAAAAAAATCTATCTTGAAAAGTATCGTAATATGCTCAAAAGTGCTGCTACCACAAAGGATATGCTGGAAATTCAGGAAAATATCCGAGAACTGGAAGATGAGATTGATGTTGCTGAAGGCAGACTCCGTTTTATTGATGACCGTGTAAACTACAGCACTTTAACGCTCAACTTATACAAAGAGAAAGTAAGAAGCTCAGCGACCTCAGAAATTGGTTTTGGAAGTCGTTTTATGGATTCTCTGACTGAAGGCTGGAACAGTTTTGTAAGTTTCCTTCTGGGATTGGTTTCGTTATGGCCGTTCTTTTTACTTATTCCTATTATTGTTTTCGTTTGGAGAAAATGGAAATCAGGGAAAAAAGATAAAAATTAATCTGTTAAAAATCCGGGCATCTTTGATGCCCGGATTTTCACTGCATTATCAACAATTTATACTGTTTCC
The sequence above is a segment of the Chryseobacterium culicis genome. Coding sequences within it:
- a CDS encoding DUF4349 domain-containing protein, with the protein product MKNIILILSGLILISCNKSGVAKQEVKADLMEVIAEDQAPAAAVAIPPPLAVSEKLLPDNNTSNKDGYTPKKTDTISKKIIKNGDMKIQIGDIKKAQSQVNEIIKKNNAYIQKEEFQNTDMDDNLNLIIRVPHKNFDALVSSFSDGVGSVLSKNISSNDVTEEYTDISIKLANKKIYLEKYRNMLKSAATTKDMLEIQENIRELEDEIDVAEGRLRFIDDRVNYSTLTLNLYKEKVRSSATSEIGFGSRFMDSLTEGWNSFVSFLLGLVSLWPFFLLIPIIVFVWRKWKSGKKDKN